One window from the genome of Gimesia aquarii encodes:
- a CDS encoding response regulator, whose translation MQLLNLLDEQRQWSPCILYVDDQANHFVEFERINTEEGYEIHHCLDVKNSLLKALELKPDIIILSLEIQEMDLIEVIGFYKSHAVLANTAIMATSQFQESEKITIALANGVDDFLLRPYCPALVHKRIRNILQIIANQKSDRIQMALSNVLEESLNEIYIFDAESLQLFYASRGATKNLGYTSQELNSMTPFQLVKEDFRAQLEEVFHSLLESQDSQTFLNSEFKRKGGTCYPAEVYLQRTTVFSKPAIVALVMDITKLVQEREQVERLARAIESSADAVFITDTTGMITYVNPAFSELYEWSAADALGQTPRCLKSHLNPEETYQEIWNQLLSGKTWKGTLINRRKVGQTVSSLPLLGQSSRQEKNWLEQYRWVHMTVSPIYDKQGECISYVAVQRDITNKVLSEKKQSQKHLQAVIRARVAKSLQQQTSLKEKMDQVLSALIDIPEFQHLKQGCLYLNNTKTKQCELLSRFGDFVVSPPFTYHEYWFKEEYAEYPHSVIQTHIINQCHCDSKTKEERQSDGSHGHYLVPISHLGESLGAMVLSSETFPDDDPDQIRFLQSIGDLIGMAIINDRLTEDLKAAQQQAVEANISKDLFLANISHEIRTPMTAILGYSEILTEQLESRSQVKMIETIKQNGDYLLCLINDLLDLSKINSQKMTVELMQCSPTQILFNVESLLKVRADKKKIGYTTEFDGAIPEYIQTDPTRLKQILVNLVGNAIKFTDQGAVSVIARYLIEDQVPFLQVEVVDTGVGITDNQMQQLFQPFIQADVSMTRRFGGTGLGLTICKKLVEMLNGSISVTSVSAVGSTFVIKLPTGVSADVNLVQYDSEGQDLVTEEVASHTIPDSLKEYFGFSPRVLVADDGADNQHLLSYILKKWQCEYELAENGKVAVEAAQSAEEKGTPFDIILMDIQMPVMDGYTATKTLRASGYSKPIIAITAHAMNTQLQECIAAGCDAYTSKPINRKQLLSLICKYTMREQAQTSN comes from the coding sequence ATGCAGCTTTTGAACTTGCTCGATGAGCAGAGGCAATGGTCTCCGTGCATTCTGTATGTGGATGACCAGGCAAACCATTTTGTTGAATTTGAGAGAATTAATACTGAAGAGGGATATGAAATACATCATTGTCTCGATGTAAAAAATTCATTGTTGAAGGCATTAGAACTTAAGCCAGACATTATTATCTTAAGCCTCGAAATCCAGGAGATGGATTTGATTGAGGTGATCGGGTTTTACAAATCACACGCAGTACTCGCCAATACTGCGATTATGGCTACATCTCAGTTCCAGGAATCGGAGAAAATAACCATCGCGCTTGCGAATGGCGTCGATGATTTTTTGCTGCGACCTTATTGCCCGGCACTTGTTCACAAACGCATTCGAAATATACTCCAGATCATTGCCAATCAGAAGTCTGACCGAATTCAGATGGCACTGAGCAATGTGCTCGAAGAATCATTAAACGAGATTTATATTTTTGACGCCGAATCTCTGCAGCTTTTTTATGCGAGTCGGGGTGCCACAAAAAATCTGGGTTATACTTCGCAGGAACTCAATTCGATGACTCCTTTTCAATTAGTGAAGGAAGATTTCAGAGCGCAACTTGAAGAGGTATTTCATTCATTATTAGAGAGCCAAGATTCCCAAACATTTCTCAATTCAGAATTTAAGAGAAAGGGAGGGACTTGTTATCCTGCTGAAGTTTATCTTCAGAGAACTACCGTTTTTTCTAAACCGGCGATTGTGGCTCTGGTGATGGATATCACCAAATTGGTACAGGAACGAGAGCAGGTCGAGCGGTTGGCACGCGCTATTGAATCAAGTGCTGATGCAGTCTTTATTACAGACACAACAGGCATGATTACATATGTCAATCCGGCTTTCTCTGAACTTTATGAGTGGTCGGCTGCAGACGCTCTCGGGCAGACTCCGCGTTGTCTCAAGAGTCATCTCAATCCGGAAGAAACATATCAGGAAATATGGAATCAACTACTTTCAGGAAAGACCTGGAAGGGAACGTTAATTAATCGCCGCAAGGTAGGTCAAACGGTTTCAAGTTTACCCTTATTAGGTCAGAGTTCACGGCAGGAGAAAAACTGGCTGGAACAATATCGTTGGGTACACATGACGGTTTCCCCGATCTATGATAAACAGGGAGAATGTATCTCCTACGTGGCGGTGCAGAGAGATATTACGAATAAGGTTTTGAGCGAGAAAAAGCAGTCTCAGAAACATCTTCAAGCTGTCATTCGAGCCAGAGTTGCAAAAAGCTTACAACAACAGACGTCTTTGAAAGAAAAAATGGATCAGGTATTGAGTGCACTGATTGACATTCCTGAATTCCAGCATCTGAAGCAGGGGTGTCTATATCTGAATAATACAAAGACTAAACAATGTGAACTGCTCTCTCGTTTTGGAGATTTTGTTGTCTCTCCTCCCTTCACCTATCATGAGTATTGGTTTAAAGAAGAGTATGCAGAATATCCTCATTCGGTGATTCAGACACATATCATTAATCAATGTCACTGTGACTCCAAAACTAAAGAAGAACGTCAATCAGACGGATCGCATGGCCATTACCTGGTTCCCATTTCGCATCTGGGAGAGTCTCTCGGCGCAATGGTTTTATCCAGTGAAACATTTCCGGATGATGATCCTGACCAGATACGGTTCCTGCAATCCATTGGTGATTTGATTGGTATGGCCATTATTAATGATCGATTGACTGAAGATCTGAAAGCGGCTCAGCAGCAAGCAGTGGAAGCAAACATCTCCAAGGATTTATTCCTGGCCAATATCAGCCATGAAATCCGAACTCCTATGACTGCTATTTTAGGGTATTCAGAAATATTAACGGAGCAATTGGAGTCCAGGTCTCAAGTGAAAATGATCGAGACCATTAAACAAAATGGCGATTATTTACTTTGTTTGATCAATGACTTGCTCGATCTCTCAAAAATCAATTCACAAAAAATGACAGTGGAATTGATGCAATGTTCTCCCACACAAATTTTATTCAATGTAGAGTCATTGCTTAAAGTGCGCGCTGACAAGAAGAAAATTGGGTACACGACAGAATTTGATGGCGCCATACCAGAGTATATTCAGACAGATCCTACCAGACTCAAACAAATACTGGTCAATCTGGTCGGGAACGCCATCAAGTTTACAGACCAGGGGGCGGTCAGTGTCATTGCACGCTACCTGATTGAAGATCAGGTACCATTCTTACAAGTTGAAGTCGTTGATACCGGAGTTGGTATTACAGACAACCAGATGCAACAACTATTTCAACCCTTCATCCAGGCAGATGTCTCAATGACCCGACGTTTTGGTGGAACGGGACTGGGATTGACGATTTGCAAAAAACTGGTCGAAATGTTGAATGGATCAATTTCAGTGACTAGTGTTTCTGCAGTAGGTTCTACTTTTGTCATTAAACTTCCAACAGGAGTCTCAGCAGATGTGAATCTGGTTCAGTATGATTCTGAAGGGCAGGATCTGGTGACCGAAGAAGTCGCCTCACACACTATACCAGACAGTCTGAAAGAATACTTTGGTTTTTCTCCACGAGTACTCGTAGCAGATGATGGGGCTGATAATCAACATTTACTTTCTTACATACTCAAAAAATGGCAATGCGAATATGAACTTGCTGAAAATGGAAAAGTGGCTGTAGAAGCAGCACAGTCTGCGGAGGAGAAGGGAACTCCTTTTGATATTATCTTAATGGATATCCAGATGCCGGTGATGGATGGTTATACTGCTACGAAAACGCTAAGAGCTTCCGGTTATTCGAAACCAATTATTGCTATCACGGCCCATGCAATGAATACCCAATTGCAGGAATGTATTGCAGCGGGCTGTGATGCCTATACAAGCAAACCGATCAATCGTAAACAGTTACTGAGTCTGATTTGTAAATACACTATGCGAGAACAGGCACAAACTTCGAACTGA
- a CDS encoding GntR family transcriptional regulator: protein MTNDVSLLSDLSEQNVREDDESLSLVDEVYQKLLLRIIRCELPGGTELKSTQLARELSVSRTPVVQALARLQADGIVIQQKNHRAVVREGAENWLVEIHELRLLLEPSAAAMAAQRITEAELSRLENQAAEVKACQQQYETGDRSSEHLQKWSTGSRSFDYALHLAIAEYCGNLPISEAIHKCWSYKRVSYSAAEETPEIMTRGLYDHTVLLDSLKNRDSETASVAMEMHLRNASRMRPDRLIV, encoded by the coding sequence AATGACGTTTCTTTACTATCCGATTTGAGTGAACAAAATGTTCGTGAAGACGATGAGAGTCTTTCTCTTGTCGATGAGGTTTATCAGAAACTGTTACTCAGGATCATTCGTTGTGAACTTCCCGGTGGGACAGAACTGAAAAGTACGCAATTAGCACGTGAACTTAGTGTGAGCCGAACTCCAGTAGTACAAGCTTTAGCCCGTTTACAGGCTGATGGAATTGTGATTCAGCAAAAGAACCATCGTGCCGTTGTCAGAGAAGGGGCTGAGAACTGGCTAGTCGAAATCCATGAACTGCGATTGTTATTAGAACCCTCCGCTGCTGCGATGGCCGCACAAAGGATTACTGAAGCAGAATTGTCACGCTTGGAAAACCAGGCGGCTGAAGTCAAAGCCTGTCAGCAGCAGTATGAAACGGGAGACCGTTCTAGCGAACACTTACAGAAGTGGAGTACTGGATCTCGTTCGTTTGACTACGCTTTACATCTGGCCATTGCCGAATATTGTGGGAATTTACCAATTTCTGAAGCCATTCATAAATGCTGGAGTTATAAGCGGGTTTCCTATTCCGCAGCTGAAGAAACTCCAGAAATTATGACGCGGGGCTTATATGATCATACTGTTCTCCTGGATTCCTTAAAGAATCGCGACTCTGAAACCGCTTCTGTTGCCATGGAGATGCATTTACGAAATGCTTCTCGAATGCGACCCGATCGCTTGATTGTTTGA
- a CDS encoding class I SAM-dependent methyltransferase, which yields MDAWQKFLAWNCFIRFSFYVLVSCWLTLPLIADEPATATQKQSQQDSKKTLYTYQRDHDPNGIGKFYRGREIARVMGYQGAPWLERKAREQEERLSLLPKALKLKPGMAIADIGAGSGVISVILADHVSPDGKVYAVDVQKEMLELLNKKLEKQGVKNIHPVLGTQKSPGLKPESIDLAIMVDVYHEFEFPFEMMQEISKALKPKGRVVLVEYRKEDPAVPIKLVHKMSEAQAKKEVSRPELNLKWKETIGILPRQHILVFEKTAAK from the coding sequence ATGGATGCATGGCAGAAATTTCTAGCTTGGAATTGTTTCATCAGATTCTCATTTTATGTTCTGGTAAGTTGTTGGTTAACGCTTCCTCTGATCGCAGATGAACCTGCGACAGCAACTCAGAAGCAGAGCCAGCAGGATTCAAAAAAAACGCTCTATACTTATCAGCGGGATCATGACCCGAATGGTATCGGTAAATTCTATCGGGGACGCGAAATCGCCCGTGTAATGGGTTATCAGGGAGCTCCCTGGCTGGAACGCAAAGCACGCGAGCAGGAAGAACGACTGTCTTTGCTCCCGAAAGCATTGAAGCTGAAGCCCGGCATGGCGATTGCAGATATCGGTGCGGGCAGCGGCGTCATTTCCGTGATTCTAGCCGATCATGTGAGCCCTGACGGTAAAGTTTACGCAGTGGATGTTCAAAAAGAGATGCTGGAACTGCTTAACAAAAAACTTGAAAAACAAGGTGTCAAGAATATTCATCCCGTGTTGGGAACTCAGAAATCACCTGGACTCAAGCCAGAATCAATTGATTTAGCGATTATGGTAGATGTATATCATGAATTTGAATTTCCCTTTGAAATGATGCAGGAAATTTCAAAAGCATTAAAGCCGAAAGGGCGTGTGGTGCTGGTGGAATATCGCAAAGAAGACCCCGCTGTGCCGATCAAACTCGTACATAAAATGTCTGAGGCACAAGCGAAGAAAGAAGTTTCCCGACCAGAGCTGAATTTGAAATGGAAAGAGACTATCGGGATCCTGCCTCGGCAGCATATTCTGGTTTTCGAGAAAACCGCAGCAAAATAA
- the gmhB gene encoding D-glycero-beta-D-manno-heptose 1,7-bisphosphate 7-phosphatase: MQKAFFLDRDGVINIEKHYLHQIEDFDFIEGIFELCHVATSAGYCLIIVTNQSGIARGYYTEQQLIDLMSWVVDEFAKRNLTILDFFYCPHHPVHGMGNYQIDCNCRKPKPGMLLEAARKHNLNLSESILVGDKLSDIKAGKAARLKTTALVGTGHRVSEQDINTADVFAQSLKELKNQLFPFTVKANHGI, encoded by the coding sequence TTGCAAAAAGCGTTTTTTCTTGATCGTGATGGTGTAATCAATATTGAAAAACACTATCTGCATCAGATCGAAGACTTCGATTTTATCGAAGGAATCTTTGAGTTGTGCCATGTGGCAACATCAGCCGGATATTGTTTAATCATTGTCACAAATCAATCTGGAATTGCGCGTGGGTACTACACAGAACAACAACTCATTGACTTGATGTCCTGGGTTGTGGATGAGTTTGCCAAACGGAATCTTACGATTTTAGACTTTTTTTATTGCCCACATCATCCAGTGCATGGAATGGGAAACTATCAAATTGACTGCAATTGCCGAAAGCCTAAGCCAGGAATGTTGCTGGAAGCGGCAAGAAAGCACAATCTGAATCTCTCAGAGTCAATCTTAGTGGGAGATAAATTGTCTGATATCAAAGCAGGAAAGGCCGCTCGGCTGAAGACAACGGCGCTCGTAGGAACCGGGCATCGTGTTAGCGAGCAGGATATCAATACGGCAGATGTCTTTGCACAATCTTTAAAAGAACTTAAAAACCAACTGTTTCCTTTCACAGTCAAAGCCAATCATGGAATTTGA
- a CDS encoding Trm112 family protein: MSFDPQHLQDIIACPKTKAKLVCDGDFLVSIDPASRLRYPIKDGIPVMLVEEATQVPQEEWAEIMKRNDRNPVSGELVS; this comes from the coding sequence ATGTCTTTTGATCCTCAGCATTTGCAGGACATTATCGCCTGTCCGAAAACAAAAGCAAAACTGGTGTGTGATGGTGATTTTCTAGTTTCTATCGATCCAGCATCGCGATTGAGGTATCCTATCAAAGATGGGATTCCGGTGATGCTGGTGGAGGAAGCGACCCAAGTTCCTCAGGAAGAGTGGGCTGAAATCATGAAACGCAATGACCGAAATCCTGTTTCAGGAGAGTTAGTTTCCTGA
- a CDS encoding D-sedoheptulose-7-phosphate isomerase — translation MKKAIKIICRNLERSIEAKKLLLENPDIQNEFSKSVDLVLNSYQQGGRIYIAGNGGSAADAQHLAAEFVSRLAKDRAPLAAEALTTDSSILTAIGNDYGYDSVFSRQITGKLTPQDVFLGITTSGNSPNIVKALQACKEKGIPSIVFTGHEGGDVRNWSDVCVIAPGELTSQIQEVHLVLEHTLCECVEAELFGFDI, via the coding sequence ATGAAAAAGGCAATCAAAATCATCTGCCGCAATTTGGAAAGATCGATTGAAGCCAAAAAGCTGCTTCTGGAAAATCCAGATATCCAGAATGAGTTTTCCAAGTCCGTTGATTTAGTTCTCAACAGTTACCAACAGGGAGGCCGAATCTATATTGCAGGAAACGGTGGTTCTGCCGCGGATGCACAACATCTGGCCGCTGAATTTGTGAGCCGACTGGCAAAAGACCGAGCTCCACTGGCCGCTGAAGCATTAACGACAGATTCTTCTATTTTAACGGCGATCGGGAATGATTATGGTTACGATTCTGTGTTCTCTCGCCAGATAACCGGTAAGCTCACACCACAGGATGTTTTTTTGGGAATTACCACATCAGGTAATTCTCCCAATATTGTAAAAGCTCTACAGGCATGCAAGGAAAAGGGAATTCCCAGCATTGTTTTTACGGGGCACGAGGGCGGCGATGTTCGTAATTGGAGCGACGTCTGTGTCATTGCTCCAGGAGAACTTACAAGCCAAATCCAGGAAGTACACTTAGTTCTTGAGCACACCCTTTGTGAATGCGTGGAAGCTGAACTGTTTGGCTTTGATATTTAA
- a CDS encoding sugar phosphate isomerase/epimerase family protein: protein MSDNPRVILSAFADEAANHKTAIEQMVALSALGLKYYSPRFIDVKGDGNVKHVVDLNKAEYKQLLKLHDEYGMSVTSIGARVGKIKLVDKDDGSHNVFVPFKKYLKTEVANTINAATTLGTKLIRGFSFYPPKGEDPKPYMNQAVDQIGQIADLCAKKGLIYGLEIEPNLIGETGPLLAELARKVKRANMVTIYDGGNIAAQNKDAMQCLSEFHDMSKSMGWLHIKDYAVDSDLEWTGVVDEERLKNFVPANVGDAGHEFVLRELRTILPKMEKKMKKLGAPGVFLEVEPHLKGGGQFGGFSGPDGIGVAVRALCSVLDYVGIDYDLRTFKDIQILRGF, encoded by the coding sequence ATGTCAGACAACCCACGTGTGATTTTAAGTGCATTTGCAGATGAAGCAGCAAATCATAAAACAGCAATTGAACAAATGGTGGCACTCTCTGCTTTAGGGCTGAAATATTACAGTCCTCGGTTTATCGATGTGAAAGGTGATGGAAACGTCAAACATGTCGTGGATTTGAATAAAGCGGAATATAAACAGCTACTCAAGCTGCATGATGAGTATGGCATGAGCGTCACCAGCATTGGAGCCCGTGTTGGAAAGATCAAACTGGTTGATAAAGATGATGGCTCTCATAATGTGTTTGTACCTTTCAAAAAGTACTTGAAAACAGAAGTTGCAAATACCATTAATGCCGCCACCACGTTGGGAACGAAGTTGATTCGAGGTTTTTCTTTTTATCCTCCCAAAGGAGAAGATCCCAAGCCCTACATGAATCAGGCCGTCGACCAGATTGGTCAGATTGCCGATCTTTGTGCGAAAAAGGGTTTGATTTACGGTCTCGAAATCGAGCCGAACTTAATAGGAGAAACCGGACCATTGCTGGCTGAGCTGGCGCGCAAAGTCAAACGCGCTAACATGGTAACCATTTATGACGGCGGGAATATCGCGGCGCAGAATAAAGACGCAATGCAGTGTTTGAGCGAGTTTCATGATATGAGCAAATCGATGGGTTGGCTGCATATCAAAGACTATGCCGTCGATTCTGATTTGGAATGGACCGGTGTTGTCGATGAAGAACGCTTGAAAAACTTTGTACCTGCAAACGTTGGTGATGCCGGGCACGAATTTGTGTTACGTGAACTGCGTACGATTCTTCCAAAAATGGAGAAAAAAATGAAGAAGCTGGGGGCGCCCGGCGTCTTCCTGGAAGTAGAACCACATTTGAAGGGTGGAGGACAATTTGGCGGGTTTAGTGGACCCGACGGCATTGGAGTGGCGGTAAGAGCCCTTTGTTCGGTTCTCGATTATGTCGGCATTGATTATGATCTACGAACCTTCAAAGATATCCAGATTTTACGCGGTTTCTAA